The following are encoded in a window of Microcoleus sp. bin38.metabat.b11b12b14.051 genomic DNA:
- a CDS encoding iron-containing redox enzyme family protein — MQNTADLLPKIDSPTLPKNKPTLPNYDAADRQFVNLLEMEDLDKTVVAKPLLVSDLESAIAVAVRSAYQQPEGDEAAHLFLQRLLYRINRLNLFWYDDLRRYNNERSHYLRSVRDRIEAPWQQWEIAQIDVAALQNIEDVKQALRDRAAADVNPELTQIDRYLREQMTEGGYRHLLAIASFDGLVEASRVSRIIGGAGNEIQSTLTRVLIEEYGGGRLARKHSTYFAQMLAEFGMSTEPEAYFDIVPWQVLASINHNFLLTERKRHFLRYNGGLTYFEIAGPVAYRNYLAAAQRLGLSQAAMGYWELHIREDERHGRWMLDEVAIPLADRYPDEAWELLLGYDQEKSIGDRAGLAVVRSIQAATIKGRSGAGA, encoded by the coding sequence ATGCAAAATACCGCAGACTTACTCCCAAAAATTGACTCGCCGACTCTTCCTAAAAATAAGCCGACACTCCCAAATTACGATGCAGCCGATCGCCAATTTGTCAATTTGCTAGAGATGGAAGATTTAGACAAGACGGTGGTGGCAAAACCGTTACTTGTCAGCGATTTGGAAAGCGCGATCGCCGTGGCGGTGCGATCGGCATACCAGCAACCGGAGGGCGATGAGGCCGCTCACCTGTTCTTGCAGCGCCTGCTGTACCGCATCAACCGCCTCAACTTGTTTTGGTACGACGACTTGCGCCGCTACAACAACGAACGATCGCACTATTTGCGTTCAGTGCGCGATCGCATCGAAGCACCCTGGCAGCAGTGGGAAATCGCCCAAATCGACGTTGCAGCGCTGCAAAACATTGAGGATGTCAAGCAAGCTCTGCGCGATCGCGCCGCAGCCGATGTCAATCCAGAACTCACCCAGATCGATCGCTACCTGCGGGAACAGATGACTGAAGGGGGATACAGACACCTGCTGGCGATCGCCTCCTTCGACGGTTTAGTGGAAGCCAGCCGCGTTTCTCGCATCATCGGCGGTGCCGGCAACGAAATTCAGTCAACGCTGACGCGGGTGCTGATCGAAGAATACGGCGGCGGTCGCTTAGCCCGGAAGCACTCGACTTATTTTGCCCAAATGCTGGCAGAATTCGGCATGAGTACGGAACCGGAAGCCTACTTCGATATAGTGCCTTGGCAAGTGCTCGCCAGCATCAACCACAATTTCTTGCTTACCGAGCGCAAGCGCCATTTTCTGCGCTACAACGGCGGACTTACTTATTTTGAGATCGCCGGGCCAGTGGCTTACCGCAATTATCTAGCCGCCGCGCAGCGTCTGGGCCTCTCGCAAGCTGCGATGGGTTACTGGGAACTCCACATCCGAGAAGATGAACGTCACGGGCGCTGGATGCTTGATGAGGTGGCGATCCCGCTGGCAGACAGATACCCGGATGAGGCCTGGGAATTGCTGTTGGGCTACGATCAGGAGAAGTCGATCGGCGATCGGGCTGGGTTGGCTGTAGTGCGATCGATCCAAGCGGCCACAATTAAAGGGCGATCGGGCGCGGGTGCGTAG